From the genome of Kaistella daneshvariae, one region includes:
- a CDS encoding YceI family protein: MKNLVNLRSLVLAATLFSGIVAAQKISSNSVKTVVSGTSTLHEWSMTSTGGNFSGNVSGNSIQDVRYAMGSKTLKSGKGPMDANAYKALLADKYPNISFTASSINVGKGTMTGKLTVTNVTKTVTVPVNVTKSGDTYTIWGTASIKMTDYGVTPPAFMMNTVKTGNEVKITVNAVAK, encoded by the coding sequence ATGAAAAATTTAGTAAACCTCCGATCCCTCGTTTTAGCAGCCACACTTTTTTCTGGCATCGTTGCAGCACAAAAAATCAGCAGCAACTCTGTTAAAACCGTAGTTTCCGGTACATCTACTTTACATGAGTGGAGCATGACTTCTACCGGCGGAAATTTTTCTGGAAATGTTTCAGGTAACAGCATCCAGGATGTACGTTACGCAATGGGCAGCAAAACACTGAAAAGTGGCAAAGGACCAATGGATGCCAACGCTTACAAAGCCCTTCTAGCAGATAAATATCCAAACATCAGTTTTACCGCTTCTTCTATTAATGTAGGTAAAGGCACTATGACTGGAAAACTTACCGTAACAAATGTAACCAAAACCGTAACTGTACCGGTAAATGTAACCAAATCCGGCGATACTTACACCATCTGGGGAACAGCTTCTATTAAAATGACAGACTACGGAGTTACTCCGCCTGCATTTATGATGAACACCGTGAAAACCGGCAACGAGGTAAAAATTACCGTTAATGCGGTGGCAAAATAA
- a CDS encoding TonB-dependent receptor → MQQKLTPKQKALAINLDPLIYGTFAEIGAGQETVRHFFRAGGASQTIAKAMSAYDKDFSDAIYGKEVKNRYVTQNRLRKMLRYEVSLIEERLSRDTFPGRKFFSYANTVTTINFDKTMKGHGWVGLRFQLDEKEDYNEIVLHVKFNENDATLQQETLGGLGVNLIYGAFNYSDNPRKMINSLFDDINKDNLEIDMIDFSGPAFNYVDNRLMSLQLVKNGMTDAVIFNSEGNNMLPADILYRKNIFAVRGSFRPVTLVNIDMFLKGLEMFNQDWHCSADETEVLFEITIANLRASGDIDERDFLDRVDVLGKLGYTVIISNFSEYYRLIDYFATYTNGKIGVAMGVNNLLDVFDENYYKNLSGGILEAFGKFFRQDMRVYLYPYKDPESHELLTADNLKVKDSLKELYKYFKHNNRIVDIKNYNPDYSEIYSRIILEKIANHISGWEKEVPEGVADLIKERGLFGYKEELILKEFS, encoded by the coding sequence ATTCAACAGAAATTAACTCCTAAACAGAAAGCTTTAGCGATAAATTTAGACCCGCTTATTTACGGAACTTTTGCAGAAATCGGCGCGGGTCAGGAAACTGTTCGTCATTTTTTCCGCGCGGGCGGCGCTTCTCAAACCATCGCAAAGGCAATGTCGGCTTACGACAAGGACTTTAGTGATGCCATTTATGGTAAAGAAGTCAAAAACCGTTACGTGACACAAAATCGACTTCGCAAAATGCTGCGCTACGAGGTTTCTTTGATCGAAGAAAGACTTTCACGCGATACTTTTCCGGGCCGCAAATTCTTTTCCTACGCTAATACGGTGACGACCATCAATTTCGACAAGACTATGAAAGGCCACGGCTGGGTTGGTCTGCGCTTTCAGCTTGATGAAAAAGAGGATTACAACGAGATTGTCCTCCACGTAAAATTTAATGAAAATGATGCGACATTACAGCAGGAAACCCTCGGCGGGTTGGGCGTAAACCTAATTTACGGCGCTTTCAATTACAGCGACAATCCGCGGAAAATGATCAATTCTCTTTTTGATGATATTAATAAGGATAACCTTGAAATTGATATGATCGACTTCAGCGGACCGGCATTTAACTACGTCGATAACCGTCTCATGAGTCTTCAGCTGGTGAAAAACGGAATGACGGACGCGGTAATTTTTAACTCCGAAGGAAACAATATGCTGCCTGCGGATATTCTGTACCGAAAAAATATCTTTGCTGTTCGAGGAAGTTTCCGCCCGGTAACTTTGGTGAATATTGATATGTTTCTCAAAGGTTTGGAAATGTTCAACCAGGATTGGCACTGCAGCGCAGACGAAACTGAGGTTTTATTTGAAATTACGATTGCCAATTTACGCGCCTCGGGCGATATTGATGAGCGCGATTTCCTGGACCGCGTGGATGTTCTCGGAAAGTTGGGTTACACCGTAATCATTTCCAATTTCTCCGAATATTACCGGCTTATCGATTATTTCGCGACTTATACCAACGGCAAAATTGGTGTTGCGATGGGCGTAAACAATTTATTGGATGTTTTTGATGAAAATTATTACAAAAATCTTTCCGGTGGAATTCTGGAAGCTTTTGGTAAATTCTTCCGTCAGGACATGCGCGTTTACCTCTATCCGTATAAAGATCCGGAAAGTCACGAACTGCTTACCGCCGATAATTTAAAGGTGAAAGACAGTTTGAAAGAGCTTTACAAATATTTCAAACACAACAACAGAATTGTAGATATCAAAAATTACAATCCGGATTACTCCGAGATTTATTC
- a CDS encoding MBL fold metallo-hydrolase has product MQLKFLGTGTSQGVPVIGCHCEVCTSADPKDRRFRSSVLITTDSGKKILIDCGPDFRLQMLENKEEQIDAVLLTHEHNDHIIGLDDLRPLIFKNRKNIDLYARKRVGDEVRSRFPYAFAEVKYPGAPSFNLHEITEDFTLFNTEICPIEVMHGAIAIDGFKIKKLAYLTDASFISDYEKEQLQNLDYLIVNCIRKEVPHPAHFILPDVISLYKELKPKKMFLTHISHHMDVYKKMEKELPAGIHLAYDGLVLDF; this is encoded by the coding sequence ATGCAGTTGAAATTTTTAGGAACCGGAACTTCGCAAGGCGTTCCTGTAATTGGTTGTCACTGTGAAGTTTGCACGTCCGCTGATCCCAAAGATCGGCGTTTTCGTTCTTCAGTTTTAATTACTACCGATTCCGGAAAAAAAATTTTGATTGATTGCGGCCCGGATTTCCGACTGCAGATGCTGGAAAACAAAGAAGAGCAAATTGACGCTGTTTTGCTGACGCATGAGCACAACGACCATATTATTGGACTGGATGATCTGCGGCCCCTGATTTTTAAAAACCGGAAAAATATAGATCTTTATGCCCGAAAAAGAGTAGGAGATGAAGTGCGAAGCCGTTTTCCGTACGCTTTTGCGGAGGTGAAATACCCAGGCGCGCCATCGTTTAACCTGCATGAAATTACCGAAGATTTTACCCTCTTTAACACCGAAATTTGCCCGATTGAGGTAATGCATGGTGCGATTGCTATCGATGGTTTTAAAATTAAAAAGCTCGCATATCTTACGGATGCCAGCTTTATATCTGATTATGAAAAAGAACAGTTGCAAAATCTGGATTATTTGATTGTGAACTGCATCAGAAAAGAGGTGCCGCATCCCGCGCATTTTATTTTACCTGATGTGATCTCCTTATATAAGGAGCTGAAGCCGAAAAAAATGTTTTTAACGCACATTTCCCACCATATGGATGTATATAAAAAAATGGAAAAAGAGCTTCCGGCCGGCATCCATTTAGCATATGACGGTCTTGTGCTGGATTTTTAA